gctggacctcatcgagcagcagcagcagcagctgcaggccaAGGAGCGGCAGATCGAGGAGCTCAAGGCCGAGCGGGACACGgtacgggggggggggacggggaagggggggtgggagCGCGGCACAGCAGGGGTTAACCCCCCCCACCCGCGGGGCTACCCCCCTCCAAGGttaatgccccccccccccccccccagcactcagGGGTGCCCCGGGGCTTCCGCCCGCCAACAGGTAAgtgcgcccccccccgcccccccgtggCACGCAAGGGGTTAACGCCCGCCTCTTGGACGGTTAACGGGCCCCCCGTGGCACCCAAGGGGTTAATGGCCGGTCTTGGGGGGCGttaatgccccccccccccgtggcaCCAAAGGGGGTAATGCCCCCCCCGTGGCACCCAAGGGGTTAATGGCCcgtcctgggggggtgggggggtgtaaCTTCCCCCCCTCGTGGCACCCCGGGGGTTAACGCTCCCCCTTGGGGGTTAACGCGCGCCCCAGCACACAGGGGGTTAATTCCTGGGAAGAATTAACCCCTGGGGGGGGCGTCAACCCCCCTCCTCAAAATATCCAGGTTGGTGCCCGCCCATCCCCCCCCAAAGGGATTAACGCCCCCCCCCGAGGGATTATTGCCCCCCCCCCAGGGGGTtgatatccccccccccccggggatcggtgtcccccccccccccagacaaaggccggcggggggcggggtgACCGTCGGGGGCACAaagggccggggcggggcgggccggggggggttAACGGGCCGCCGCCCGTCGCCATGGCAGCGGGCCCGCGGGGGGGCCTTAAAGGGCCCGCGGCCTCTTCCCGCCGCGCGGGGGTTAACTTAAAGGGGCCGCGTCCCCGCAGTcacggcgtgggggggggggggggtgtgcggcAGCCCGCGGGTAATCGCCCCTGCTGCGTACGCCTCGTTAACCCCCCCGGGCgtggggggccccccccagccttACAAGGCTGCCTGCCTCGCCCCACGCGCACTGCGGGGGGGGGCCTGTGGGGCAGAGCCCACGCGGTGCGCTgccctgctctgtgtgtgtgtgcgccccccgccccggttgCCCCACGGCTGCCGTGTGTTGCCCCACGCCTGCGGCCCTCACGCTCACAccgcgtccccccccccgccccgccaggcCGAGCTGGCCGCAGCCGCCCCGGCGTGTGCCGGAAGACCGCGCTGGCTCGGCCCGGCGGCGGTCACGGTGGCCACGGTGTGGGAGGGAAGTTGCCACCCCACGTGGTGTTGCCAGTGGGGCCCGCACGGTGGTCGCGGTGGCTACGGGAGGGAAAGGCCACCCTGCACGCCCTGCGAGTCCAACATGGAGGAGCCGCCGCGGTTCACCGGGAGCGTCCTCCCGCGGGGGTCAGACTGCCGGGGGGGGAGTGTGGGGGCTGTCCCCGCTCCCTGAggctgggggtgtccccccgCGCAGCCACGTCACTGGCGGGGtgctgggacacccccccccaccccccctttgcCAAACCCTGGCAGCGGCCGGTGACCCGGGGCAGGTGTCACCGAGCCGGGTGTTCACGTTCTAACGAGCCCCCCTCTCATTACAAACTGCCCCCCCCGGGCACGCGGGGAGGATGCGGCAGAGGTGGAGACCCCCAAATCGCTCCTCAAAACATTGCGGGGTTCCAGCCGcccgcagccctgctgccacGGGGACGGGCAGCACCAGCGCGGGGGGCAGCGGCCGGTGAGCCGGGGCCATTTTGTGCCGTTTGGACACCTCGGCCCCTGCCTGGGGCGCGACGCCCGCGGCACCCAGCGCTGGATGTGGGCGCTGCCCTCGCCCTCCTGCCCCCTCCGGGAGCCACGGCAGCACCGGGTGGCCCGCGGGGACGGCTGAGCCCGCGCGGGGACGGCTCAGGCGCAGTTCAGGGGCTCCCCACGAACACCCGGAGCGTCGCCGCGGCGTTGCCGGGTAAACGCCGGGACAcgcaggcagagagcaggcagggctcccTGCGGGCAGCCGCCCCGGGGTGCGGGGGTGCGTGCGGGGTTCACCCCCGGGAGCGCCCCCACCGAGGTGAGCCCCGGCCCTGCGTTGCAGCTCCTGGCGCGGATCGAGCGCATGGAAAGGCGGGTGCAGCTGGTGAAGAAGGACAGCGAGCGGGAGAAGCACCGCATCTTCCAGGGCTTCGAGGTGGACGAGAAGCCGGAGGCGGAGGCGTGCGAGAAGCTGCCGCTGGAGTGTCCCCAGGACCTGCTGGAGCCCCCCCCGACCCTGCAGCCCAAGCACTTCCCCTACGGCAGGAACGGGAAAGGGCATAAAAGGTAGAAGGTGCCAGGGAGGGTGCGTGGGGCCTGGGGGGGGAGCAGAAGAGGGGGGGACCTTCCCCACAGCTTTGCCCTCCATCTGTGGGGCTGGTGCTACCCGTGACACGGAGGTGCCAGCTCAGCCCAGCGACCCTCGCGCCGTGCGGGGAGGCTGCCTGGCACCGGGAGCGCATCTGTCGGGGGGAACCTTGTGAAATTCTGGGCAAGGAGTGGGGGGGGACGTCCCTGAAATGCTGGGGAAGCCCCTCTCACCTCCAGAAACCTGCCTGTGGCTGGCCCCGGTGTGGGGGGGCTGGTAGCCCCCCGTGGCAGCCCTGGCACAGGGCGAGGCTGTGTGTGCCCGGctcagctcctcttcctcccgcagGAAGCCGACGTTTGGGAGCGCGGAGAGGAAGACGCCCGTTAAAAAACTGGTGTCCGAGTTCTCGAAAGTGAAGAGTAAAACTCCAAAACACTCCCCAGGCAAGGAGGAATCGGGCGGCTCGTTATCCGAAACTGTTTGTAAACGAGAACTGCGGAGCCAAGAGACTCCAGAAAAACCCAGGTCGCTCCTGGAGACCCCGCTCCGAGCCTCGGCCCCGCCAAAGGGCCCCAGCGCCCACCCCAAGGAAAAGGGCTTCTTCAGCGGCGAGACAGACGACCTGCCCTATCTCTCAACCACGGAAATGTACTTGTGCCGCTGGCACCAGCCGCCCCCATCGCCGCTGCCGTTGCGGGAGCCCTCCCCAAAGAAGGAGGAGACTGTAGCAAGTAAGCGATGGAGAGCCCGCCGCGGCGTGCCGGGTGTTGGGGCAGAGCCGGCGGCCGGGGAGGGGCTCACCCGCTTCGGGGCGGCTGGGGAAGGGGGCTCggccccctcgccccgccgccggccaAGGGCAGAGTCCCGGTTGCGGTGGGAGAGGTGCAGCCGGTGGTGCTGCGGCGCTGGGCGACAGCTCTGGTGCCGGCCGTGGGCTCTCCCAAACAACCTCTCCGGCTTTGGCCGAGCCgagggcagggctggtggccccgCTCGGCTTTAGCCGCCTGGTTTGCCGAGCAGCCCGCGCGCCCGTTTGAGCAAGGGGTGAAGCAACTTCCCGTTCACGGTTGGGAAACGTGTCAGTGGCTTGTGCCCCCGCGGCCCAGCACGGGTTTCTCCACGGGGTCACCCGCTGGCCCCAAATCCGGTGCCTGTCCTGCCGGCTGCCCCTTCCCGTCCGGTTTCCTGGGGTCCCGCAGCGTGGTGAGCGCCGGTGACGGGGACACCAGGACCGTGCCAGTCACCGATGCCACCGGCGGAGGCTGCGCTGGACGGCCGAGCGCTCTGGCGCGGGGGGAGCTCGGTGCGTCTgctcccagagcagctcaggtTTGCTCGTGCGCTTGGCCAGGGGGATGGTGACGAGCTCTGCCTCCCCCTGGGCCTCCCCCGGCATCTCCCGCCACCCCCAGCCGGCGGCGTTGCCCAGCCTGGCTTGGGacgggggtttgggggggccgaGCTGCGTCCTCCGAGGGAGGGACAGGCTGGAAAGGAGCAGCGAGGCGGCGGGGATGGGGCTGGAGTGTGGGGGTCCCAGCGCTGGGTAACGGTCTGGCCTCTTGCCCCGCAGTTCCGTCTTGGAGGGACCATGTCGTGGAGCCCCTGAGAGACCCCAACCCCTCGGACCTCCTGGAGGTACGTGCGGGAGCCGCTGTTGCCGCAGGCGCCTTCCGAGCTGTTTCACCGCTCGTGGGAGCGGCTCGTGGTGGCGTCTCGTCCCCTCACCCGGCGTAAACAGCACAGCAAATCCTGGCGGGGGTGGGGGCGAAGGGCCGACCCCTCCGTGCCGGGGTGGCTCAGGGCCGCGCCGGGTGGACGCGCTCATCCCCGTCTGTCGTTGCAGAACCTGGACGACAGCGTCTTTTCCAAACGGCACGCGAAGCTGGAGCTGGACGAGAAACGAAGGAAAAGGTGGGAGCAAAGAGGGTGATGGGGCCCGGGGTCCCCAACAGAGCGGGTGGGCTGCGCCCCCACCTGCAGGGAAGGGCCCGGGAGTGTCACCCATGGGGGGACACACGGGATCCGGTTGCCCAGCTGGGATGGGAACCAGGAACGCTGCCGGCGCCGCAGCCCCTGAGCTCCCCGGGAAGGTCGGGGCACCTGCCCGCGCGCTGCCTGCGGCTTCTCACTACCCGGGCGGTCGCGTTTTCCAGGTGGGACATTCAGCGGATCAGGGAACAGAGAATCCTACAGCGGCTGCAGCTCCGAATGTACAAAAGGAAAGGGATTCAGGAGTCGGAGCCTGAAGTTACCTCATTTTTCCCTGAGCCAGATGATGGTGAGTGCCTGGGGCCTTgcgggggggcaggcaggggtgttggggggcaggCGTAACGCTCCGGTGTCTCTCCGCAGTGGAAAGCTTGCTCATCACCCCGTACCTGCCTGTTGTCGCCTTTGGCCGGCCCTTACCAAAACTGACCCCGCAGTGAgtaccggggtggggggggaaggggctgggctgCGCCGGGCACTGCCACTCGCACCGGTGCCTCGGCGTCACCCCCGGGAGGGTGACCCCCCGCTGACGCTGGCTCTGCCCGCAGGAACTTCGAGCTGCCCTGGCTGGACGAGCGCAGCCGCTGCCGCCTGGAGATGCAGAAGAAGCAGACGCCGCACCGGACCTGCCGCAAGTAGCGGCGCCGGGAACGTCCCCGGGCtgcgccgccggccgccgccttCTCCCGCCGCCTCGCTGACGGGGGGTTTCGTTCCTCCGTGACCCCGGTTTTGTTCTCTTGGGTTTTGCAACACATTCCCTGGACTTGTTCCCCCCTGTTCTGGCAGCCgtgccccccc
This window of the Strix uralensis isolate ZFMK-TIS-50842 chromosome 22, bStrUra1, whole genome shotgun sequence genome carries:
- the MSL1 gene encoding male-specific lethal 1 homolog; translation: MRSTAFRATEPPRGGGGTQQQQQEEEEEEEEAEEGAAAAPPRPPPRRPREPPPLGAHKGRGGGVAAAAEQQRWAGLVPLAGGKQAGAGDAGTRPRYQAVLPGRGAGEGAAGPGAGPGPTEPGPPPPPPPPPPPAEGKWKSGSRRGGMGAGGGSPGQAACLRQILLLQLDLIEQQQQQLQAKERQIEELKAERDTLLARIERMERRVQLVKKDSEREKHRIFQGFEVDEKPEAEACEKLPLECPQDLLEPPPTLQPKHFPYGRNGKGHKRKPTFGSAERKTPVKKLVSEFSKVKSKTPKHSPGKEESGGSLSETVCKRELRSQETPEKPRSLLETPLRASAPPKGPSAHPKEKGFFSGETDDLPYLSTTEMYLCRWHQPPPSPLPLREPSPKKEETVAIPSWRDHVVEPLRDPNPSDLLENLDDSVFSKRHAKLELDEKRRKRWDIQRIREQRILQRLQLRMYKRKGIQESEPEVTSFFPEPDDVESLLITPYLPVVAFGRPLPKLTPQNFELPWLDERSRCRLEMQKKQTPHRTCRK